A genome region from Streptomyces pratensis includes the following:
- a CDS encoding maleylpyruvate isomerase family mycothiol-dependent enzyme, whose amino-acid sequence MTDHARDLEAVREATDRLLGATGKMDDGAVAEPSRLPGWSRGHVLAHLSRNADALVNVLQGRPMYANSETRDADIERDAPRPLTEQLSDLRASGAAFLAAAGAPADWSRKVTLRNGVTDSASRIPFRRWAEVELHHVDLGAGYELEDLPEEFVTRENDFLAERFAGHRDVVPTTAVTADGRLWTTGGGADGPSVTVRGTAADILGWLCGRRDGSALTVTGGGLPALPPL is encoded by the coding sequence ATGACTGATCATGCGCGCGACCTGGAAGCTGTACGTGAAGCGACCGATCGACTGCTCGGTGCCACGGGCAAGATGGACGACGGCGCCGTTGCCGAGCCGTCGCGTCTGCCGGGCTGGAGCCGCGGCCATGTTCTTGCCCACCTGTCACGTAACGCCGACGCCCTCGTAAATGTTCTCCAGGGGCGCCCGATGTACGCGAACAGCGAAACCCGGGACGCGGACATCGAGCGTGACGCGCCCCGGCCTCTGACCGAACAGCTCTCCGACCTGCGCGCGAGCGGGGCCGCCTTCCTGGCGGCGGCCGGGGCACCGGCCGACTGGTCACGGAAGGTCACGCTGCGCAACGGTGTGACGGACTCGGCCTCCCGGATCCCCTTCCGCCGCTGGGCCGAGGTCGAACTGCACCACGTCGACCTGGGGGCCGGATACGAGCTGGAGGACCTGCCGGAGGAGTTCGTGACCCGGGAGAACGACTTCCTGGCCGAACGGTTCGCCGGGCATCGCGATGTCGTCCCGACGACGGCGGTCACCGCCGACGGCAGGCTGTGGACCACGGGCGGCGGGGCCGACGGACCTTCGGTCACCGTCCGGGGCACGGCCGCCGACATCCTCGGCTGGCTCTGCGGACGCCGCGACGGCTCCGCACTCACCGTGACGGGCGGCGGCCTTCCCGCGCTGCCTCCGCTATAG
- a CDS encoding MBL fold metallo-hydrolase, translated as MTYSGTVKVGGPADVHELTDLMISKVAVGPMNNNAYLLRCRATGEQLLIDAAAEPGVLLRLIGEDGIASVVTTHRHGDHWQALGEVVAATGARTYAGRYDAEGIPVPTDELVEDGGAIRVGRVSLTARHLTGHTPGSIALVYDDPHGAPHVFTGDCLFPGGVGNTHKDPEAFASLLHDVETKLFDRLPDETWVYPGHGHDTTLGAERPQLPEWRERGW; from the coding sequence ATGACGTACAGCGGAACGGTCAAGGTCGGCGGACCTGCGGATGTGCACGAGCTGACGGATCTGATGATCTCCAAGGTCGCCGTCGGGCCGATGAACAACAACGCGTATCTGCTGCGCTGCCGGGCCACCGGCGAGCAGCTCCTGATCGACGCGGCCGCCGAGCCCGGGGTCCTCCTGCGGCTGATCGGCGAGGACGGCATCGCGTCCGTGGTCACGACGCACCGGCACGGTGACCACTGGCAGGCGCTCGGGGAGGTGGTGGCCGCCACCGGTGCGCGGACGTACGCGGGGAGGTACGACGCCGAGGGCATCCCGGTACCGACGGACGAGCTCGTCGAGGACGGCGGCGCGATCCGGGTGGGGAGGGTCTCACTGACCGCCAGGCATCTGACCGGTCACACCCCCGGGTCCATCGCCCTGGTCTACGACGACCCGCACGGGGCGCCGCACGTGTTCACCGGGGACTGCCTCTTCCCCGGCGGTGTGGGCAATACGCACAAGGACCCGGAGGCCTTCGCGAGCCTGCTCCACGACGTGGAGACCAAGCTCTTCGACCGTCTGCCGGACGAGACCTGGGTCTATCCCGGCCACGGTCACGACACCACGCTCGGCGCCGAGCGCCCGCAGCTGCCGGAATGGCGTGAGCGCGGCTGGTGA
- a CDS encoding TerC family protein: protein MDVSWTLWALTIFGLSALIAVDFFIGRKPHDVSTKEAGIWTIVWIALAALFGLGLLVFGESQASGEFFAGFITEKSLSVDNLFVFVLIMAKFSVPSHLQQRVLLIGVLIALVLRAIFIAAGAAVIANFSWVFYIFGAFLIYTAWKLIQEARSDEEEDDFEENRLLKSIEHRFGVADRYHGTKLFIRDNGKRIMTPLMVVMLAIGTTDVLFALDSIPAIFGLTQDPYIVFTANAFALMGLRQLYFLIGGLLKKLVHLSYGLSVILGFIGVKLVLHALHESGVHVPEISIPFSLAVICGVLVITTITSLIASKKQEAAEKDEKKDDTENIGAEK, encoded by the coding sequence GTGGACGTTTCATGGACCCTCTGGGCGCTGACCATCTTTGGTCTGAGCGCCCTCATCGCCGTCGACTTCTTCATCGGGCGCAAGCCCCATGACGTGTCGACCAAGGAAGCCGGAATCTGGACGATCGTCTGGATCGCCCTGGCCGCACTCTTCGGACTGGGCCTGCTGGTCTTCGGGGAGAGTCAGGCCTCGGGCGAATTCTTCGCCGGCTTCATCACCGAGAAGTCGCTCAGCGTCGACAATCTCTTCGTCTTCGTCCTGATCATGGCGAAGTTCTCGGTGCCTTCCCACCTGCAGCAGCGTGTGCTGCTCATCGGTGTACTGATCGCGCTGGTGCTGCGGGCGATCTTCATCGCCGCCGGTGCCGCGGTCATCGCCAACTTCTCGTGGGTCTTCTACATCTTCGGCGCGTTCCTGATCTACACCGCCTGGAAGCTCATCCAGGAGGCGCGGTCGGACGAGGAGGAGGACGACTTCGAGGAGAACCGTCTCCTGAAGTCGATCGAGCACCGCTTCGGGGTCGCCGACAGGTACCACGGCACCAAGCTCTTCATCCGTGACAACGGCAAGCGCATCATGACCCCGCTGATGGTGGTCATGCTCGCCATCGGCACCACCGATGTGCTGTTCGCCCTCGACTCCATCCCGGCGATCTTCGGCCTGACCCAGGACCCGTACATCGTCTTCACCGCCAACGCCTTCGCCCTGATGGGCCTGCGTCAGCTGTACTTCCTCATCGGCGGTCTGCTGAAGAAGCTGGTCCACCTCAGCTACGGGCTCTCGGTGATCCTCGGGTTCATCGGCGTCAAGCTGGTGCTGCACGCCCTGCACGAGTCCGGGGTGCACGTGCCGGAGATCTCCATCCCGTTCTCCCTCGCCGTCATCTGCGGCGTCCTGGTTATCACCACGATCACCAGCCTCATCGCCTCCAAGAAGCAGGAAGCGGCCGAGAAGGACGAGAAGAAGGACGACACGGAGAACATCGGCGCGGAGAAGTAG
- a CDS encoding TerD family protein, with translation MTAELVRGQNHTLPHTRLEIRVSAGSPVVAGATLGDERGTVRGAEWIAHPASHRVPGLEVSRQAAADHRLAVDLDALPEEVHRVTVLLALPTGAGRPGSFGAVAAPFVSVTGLDGAEIATFTLTGLDTESAVSALELYRRQGVWKVRAVGQGYAAGLAELLADQGVAGAAEVAASIQEAVSSGLARSVTPPPRTPDGERVRHPAGPAAAADSAGPPAAAPVPEPLEDPASSRAGASGGPIDYAHPRRRTTPPPPPPAAPPAAPGQPPQPVAGDATGWSMDERLYNQIWGMFEDLARAVAAYRSAVDFAESRMDQELERTLSDPRSRIAGSGDRAREAARAKHDELTGRAREALQRDLTQLAAEAAVVEPALPAAYAGWGNPVWHGYHVPMELPMALRIGDLQLPEGDGLRIPLLVRLPLERGIWVDSGRTASDAAAATSGDQLRVQAMETAVALAARLLAVYPADEFSVHVIDPAGSAAGQLSPLVRSGVLAGPPAAGAQGVSSVLAHLTRRVDLVQMAIRAGAADALPADLDTGEQLLIVNDFPHGFDDRAVTQLRYLADEGPSVGVHLLMVADREDARAFGPVLDPLWRSLLRITPVADDHLADPWVGHAWTYEPPRVPEGSRVVEQVLALVAAARRAGYR, from the coding sequence ATGACGGCCGAGCTGGTCCGGGGGCAGAACCACACCTTGCCCCACACCCGTCTGGAGATCAGGGTGTCGGCGGGCTCACCCGTCGTGGCCGGGGCCACGCTCGGCGACGAGCGGGGTACGGTCCGGGGCGCCGAGTGGATCGCCCACCCGGCGTCGCACCGGGTGCCCGGACTGGAAGTGTCCAGGCAGGCGGCCGCCGACCACCGGCTGGCCGTGGACCTGGACGCCCTGCCCGAGGAGGTCCACCGCGTCACGGTGCTCCTCGCCCTGCCCACGGGCGCGGGAAGGCCGGGCAGTTTCGGCGCGGTCGCCGCACCCTTCGTCTCCGTCACCGGTCTCGACGGTGCCGAGATAGCCACGTTCACCCTCACCGGCCTCGACACGGAGTCCGCCGTGTCGGCCCTGGAGCTCTACCGCCGCCAAGGCGTCTGGAAGGTCCGCGCCGTAGGCCAGGGCTACGCCGCGGGGCTCGCCGAGCTGCTCGCCGACCAGGGCGTGGCGGGCGCGGCGGAGGTGGCCGCCTCCATCCAGGAGGCTGTCTCCTCCGGGCTCGCCCGCTCCGTGACGCCGCCGCCCCGGACCCCCGACGGAGAGCGGGTACGCCATCCGGCCGGCCCCGCGGCCGCCGCGGACAGTGCCGGGCCGCCCGCCGCGGCGCCGGTACCCGAGCCGCTGGAGGACCCGGCGTCCTCGCGCGCGGGCGCTTCCGGCGGCCCCATCGACTACGCCCACCCGCGGCGCCGGACCACGCCCCCGCCCCCGCCGCCGGCGGCTCCGCCCGCCGCGCCCGGACAGCCCCCGCAGCCCGTCGCCGGTGACGCCACCGGCTGGTCCATGGACGAGCGCCTCTACAACCAGATCTGGGGCATGTTCGAGGACCTCGCCCGCGCCGTCGCCGCGTACCGCAGCGCGGTCGACTTCGCCGAGTCCCGGATGGACCAGGAGCTCGAGCGGACCCTCTCCGACCCGCGCAGCCGTATCGCGGGCTCGGGCGACCGCGCCCGCGAGGCGGCCCGCGCCAAGCACGACGAACTCACCGGCCGGGCACGGGAGGCGCTCCAGCGCGATCTCACCCAGCTCGCAGCCGAGGCGGCCGTCGTCGAACCGGCCCTCCCCGCCGCGTACGCGGGCTGGGGAAACCCCGTCTGGCACGGCTACCACGTCCCGATGGAGCTCCCGATGGCCCTGCGCATCGGCGACCTCCAGCTGCCCGAGGGCGACGGCCTGCGCATTCCGCTGCTGGTGCGGCTGCCCCTGGAACGCGGGATCTGGGTCGACAGCGGACGTACGGCGTCCGATGCGGCCGCGGCCACGTCCGGGGACCAGCTGCGGGTGCAGGCCATGGAGACCGCGGTCGCGCTCGCCGCGCGGCTGCTCGCGGTCTACCCGGCGGACGAGTTCTCGGTGCACGTCATCGACCCGGCGGGTTCCGCCGCCGGCCAGCTCTCCCCCCTGGTCCGCTCCGGGGTTCTCGCCGGGCCTCCGGCGGCGGGGGCGCAGGGTGTGTCCTCGGTCCTCGCCCACCTCACCCGGCGCGTCGATCTGGTGCAGATGGCGATCAGGGCAGGCGCCGCGGACGCGCTGCCCGCGGACCTCGACACGGGGGAGCAGCTGCTGATCGTCAACGACTTCCCGCACGGCTTCGACGACAGGGCCGTCACCCAGCTGCGCTATCTGGCCGACGAGGGCCCCTCGGTGGGCGTGCACCTGCTGATGGTGGCCGACCGCGAGGACGCCCGTGCCTTCGGCCCCGTGCTCGACCCGCTGTGGCGGTCCCTGCTGCGGATCACCCCGGTGGCCGACGATCACCTCGCCGACCCGTGGGTCGGCCATGCGTGGACGTACGAGCCGCCGAGGGTGCCGGAGGGCAGCCGGGTCGTGGAACAGGTGCTCGCGCTGGTGGCCGCGGCGCGCCGGGCCGGCTACCGCTGA
- a CDS encoding TerD family protein: protein MTVNMTKGQAISLQKSDGGTLTAVRMGLGWQAAPRRGLFGSRTREIDLDASAVLFADKQPVDVVFFRHLVSDDGSVKHTGDNLVGGAGSGGDDEAILVDLQRVPVHIDQIVFTVNSFTGQTFQEVRHAFCRIVDETNGQELARYTLDGGGQYTAQIMAKVHRAGSGWQMTALGNPANGRTFQDLMPSILPHL, encoded by the coding sequence GTGACGGTCAACATGACCAAGGGCCAGGCCATCAGCCTGCAGAAGAGCGACGGGGGGACCCTGACCGCGGTACGGATGGGGCTCGGCTGGCAGGCTGCCCCGCGGCGCGGGCTGTTCGGCTCGCGCACCAGGGAGATCGACCTGGACGCCTCGGCGGTGCTCTTCGCCGACAAGCAGCCCGTGGACGTCGTGTTCTTCCGCCACCTCGTCAGCGACGACGGATCGGTCAAGCACACCGGCGACAACCTGGTCGGCGGCGCCGGCTCGGGCGGTGACGACGAGGCGATCCTGGTCGACCTGCAGCGGGTCCCGGTCCACATCGACCAGATCGTCTTCACGGTGAACTCGTTCACCGGTCAGACCTTCCAGGAGGTGCGGCACGCCTTCTGCCGCATCGTCGACGAGACCAACGGCCAGGAGCTCGCCCGCTACACCCTGGACGGCGGCGGCCAGTACACGGCGCAGATCATGGCGAAGGTGCACCGTGCGGGCAGCGGATGGCAGATGACCGCCCTCGGCAACCCGGCCAACGGCCGGACCTTCCAGGACCTGATGCCGTCGATCCTGCCGCACCTGTAG
- the uvrB gene encoding excinuclease ABC subunit UvrB, with protein sequence MRPVSKIERSVAPFEVVSPYQPSGDQPAAIAELDRRVRAGEKDVVLLGATGTGKSATTAWMIEKLQRPTLVMAPNKTLAAQLANEFRELLPNNAVEYFVSYYDYYQPEAYVPQSDTYIEKDSSINEEVERLRHSATNSLLTRRDVVVVASVSCIYGLGTPQEYVDRMVQLKVGDEIDRDQLLRRFVEIQYTRNDLAFTRGTFRVRGDTIEIFPVYEELAVRIEMFGDEIEALSTLHPLTGEVISEDAALHVFPASHYVAGPERMEKAVTGIEKELEERLAELEKQGKMLEAQRLRMRTTYDIEMLRQIGTCSGVENYSMHFDGRLPGTAPNTLLDYFPEDFLLVLDESHVTVPQIGAMYEGDASRKRTLVDHGFRLPSALDNRPLKWEEFLGRINQTVYLSATPGKYEMSRGDGFVEQIIRPTGLVDPEVVVKPTEGQIDDLVHEIRKRTEKDERVLVTTLTKKMSEDLTDYFLELGIQVRYLHSDVDTLRRIELLRELRSGEYDVLVGINLLREGLDLPEVSLVAILDADKQGFLRSGTSLIQTIGRAARNVSGQVHMYADKITPAMAQAIDETNRRREKQIAYNTERGVDPQPLRKKINDIVASIAREEVDTEQLLGTGYRQGKETKAPVPSLGGKAAAGGKAKKGGAVVTDRPAAELAGIIEEMTDRMRAAAADLQFEVAARLRDEVGELKKELRQMREAGLA encoded by the coding sequence ATGCGGCCAGTCTCGAAGATCGAACGTTCGGTGGCGCCTTTCGAGGTCGTCAGTCCCTACCAGCCCAGCGGTGACCAGCCCGCGGCCATCGCCGAGCTGGACAGGCGTGTCCGCGCGGGTGAGAAGGACGTCGTCCTGCTCGGCGCGACCGGCACGGGCAAGTCGGCGACGACGGCCTGGATGATCGAGAAGCTGCAGCGCCCCACCCTGGTGATGGCGCCGAACAAGACCCTGGCCGCACAGCTGGCCAACGAGTTCCGCGAGCTCCTCCCGAACAACGCCGTGGAGTACTTCGTCTCGTACTACGACTACTACCAGCCCGAGGCGTACGTCCCGCAGTCGGACACCTACATCGAGAAGGACTCCTCGATCAACGAGGAGGTCGAGCGGCTGCGGCACTCCGCCACGAATTCGCTGCTCACCCGGCGTGACGTCGTCGTGGTCGCCTCCGTCTCCTGCATCTACGGCCTGGGCACCCCGCAGGAGTACGTGGACCGGATGGTCCAGCTCAAGGTCGGCGACGAGATCGACCGCGACCAGCTGCTGCGCCGCTTCGTCGAGATCCAGTACACCCGCAACGACCTGGCGTTCACCCGCGGCACCTTCCGGGTGCGCGGAGACACCATCGAGATCTTCCCGGTGTACGAGGAGCTCGCCGTCCGCATCGAGATGTTCGGCGACGAGATCGAGGCGCTCTCGACCCTCCACCCGCTCACCGGCGAGGTCATCAGCGAGGACGCCGCACTTCACGTCTTCCCCGCCAGCCACTACGTGGCGGGCCCCGAGCGCATGGAGAAGGCCGTCACCGGCATCGAGAAGGAGCTGGAGGAGCGTCTCGCCGAGCTCGAGAAGCAGGGCAAGATGCTGGAGGCGCAGCGGCTGCGCATGCGCACCACCTACGACATCGAGATGCTCCGCCAGATCGGCACCTGCTCGGGCGTCGAGAACTACTCGATGCACTTCGACGGCCGCCTGCCCGGCACCGCCCCGAACACCCTCCTCGACTACTTCCCCGAGGACTTCCTCCTCGTCCTGGACGAGTCGCACGTCACCGTGCCGCAGATCGGCGCGATGTACGAGGGCGACGCCTCCCGGAAGCGGACCCTCGTCGACCACGGCTTCAGGCTGCCCTCCGCGCTGGACAACCGTCCGCTGAAGTGGGAGGAGTTCCTGGGCCGGATCAACCAGACGGTCTACCTCTCCGCCACACCCGGGAAGTACGAGATGTCGCGCGGCGACGGTTTCGTCGAGCAGATCATCAGGCCCACCGGGCTCGTCGACCCGGAGGTCGTCGTCAAGCCGACGGAGGGCCAGATCGACGACCTGGTCCACGAGATCCGCAAGCGCACCGAGAAGGACGAGCGCGTCCTGGTCACGACGCTCACCAAGAAGATGTCCGAGGACCTCACGGACTACTTCCTGGAGCTGGGCATCCAGGTCCGCTACCTCCACAGCGACGTCGACACGCTGCGCCGCATCGAGCTGCTGCGTGAGCTGCGCTCCGGCGAGTACGACGTCCTGGTCGGCATCAACCTCCTGCGCGAGGGCCTCGACCTGCCCGAGGTGTCGCTCGTGGCCATCCTCGACGCGGACAAGCAGGGCTTCCTGCGCTCCGGCACATCACTGATCCAGACCATCGGACGCGCCGCGCGTAACGTCTCGGGGCAGGTCCACATGTACGCCGACAAGATCACCCCGGCCATGGCACAGGCCATCGACGAGACCAACCGCCGCCGCGAGAAGCAGATCGCCTACAACACCGAGCGAGGGGTCGATCCGCAGCCGCTCCGCAAGAAGATCAACGACATCGTCGCGTCCATCGCCCGCGAGGAGGTCGACACCGAGCAGCTGCTCGGCACCGGCTACCGGCAGGGCAAGGAGACCAAGGCGCCCGTCCCCTCGCTGGGGGGCAAGGCCGCCGCAGGGGGCAAGGCGAAGAAGGGCGGTGCGGTGGTCACCGACCGGCCCGCGGCGGAGCTCGCGGGGATCATCGAGGAGATGACCGACCGCATGCGGGCAGCCGCCGCCGACCTGCAGTTCGAGGTCGCCGCACGGCTGCGCGACGAGGTGGGCGAGCTGAAGAAGGAGCTGCGTCAGATGAGGGAGGCGGGGCTGGCCTGA
- a CDS encoding MHYT domain-containing protein, with protein MQGTVDGFTYGAVTPVTAFLMACLGAALGLRCTTRSLRARGASRAGWLALGATSIGSGIWTMHFIAMLGFTVREAPVSYDRPLTYASLAVGVGMVGIGIFLVGYRGATRMALVTGGTITGLGVASMHYLGMAGMNFEGLFEYDTLTVSLSVVIAVVAATVSLWAAVSVHGFLPSLGASVVMGVAVSGMHYTGMAALQVHLHPDAAPAPPGDAPTSLLLPMMIGPGCFLLLAAVVVMIDPLVVTGSPEGGGRLPGQASRRGGPVTPVPVQRRRTPTYATASRRASRQPRSR; from the coding sequence ATGCAGGGCACAGTTGACGGTTTCACCTACGGCGCCGTGACCCCCGTCACCGCGTTCCTCATGGCATGCCTCGGTGCGGCGCTCGGTCTTCGCTGCACCACGCGGTCCCTGCGGGCTCGAGGTGCGTCCAGAGCCGGCTGGCTGGCCCTCGGCGCGACCTCCATCGGATCCGGCATCTGGACGATGCACTTCATCGCGATGCTGGGCTTCACCGTCCGGGAAGCACCGGTGAGCTACGACAGGCCCCTCACCTACGCCAGCCTCGCCGTGGGCGTCGGGATGGTCGGGATCGGCATCTTCCTCGTCGGATACCGGGGCGCCACCCGCATGGCACTGGTCACCGGAGGGACGATCACCGGCCTCGGGGTCGCCTCCATGCACTACCTCGGCATGGCCGGAATGAACTTCGAGGGACTGTTCGAGTACGACACGCTCACCGTCTCGCTGTCCGTCGTCATCGCCGTGGTGGCCGCGACCGTCTCGCTGTGGGCCGCCGTCTCCGTCCACGGCTTCCTCCCCAGCCTCGGCGCCAGTGTGGTCATGGGCGTGGCCGTGAGCGGGATGCACTACACGGGAATGGCCGCGCTCCAGGTGCACCTGCACCCCGACGCCGCCCCCGCACCACCGGGCGACGCCCCCACCTCGCTGCTCCTGCCCATGATGATCGGGCCCGGCTGCTTCCTGCTGCTCGCCGCCGTGGTCGTGATGATCGACCCCCTGGTGGTGACCGGATCCCCCGAGGGAGGCGGGCGGCTGCCGGGACAGGCCTCCCGGCGGGGCGGGCCGGTGACCCCGGTCCCCGTCCAGCGCCGCCGCACGCCGACCTACGCCACCGCCTCGCGCAGGGCCTCCCGGCAGCCGCGGAGCCGCTGA
- a CDS encoding glycerophosphodiester phosphodiesterase yields the protein MSVRTATASATAAALLGGCFLLPATQAHASGTQDSPVVYAHRGASAYAPENTLAAVDAADDLDIAWVENDVQRTKDGVLVVVHDTTLSRTTDAEEVFPDRAPWAVKDFTAAEIAKLDAGSWFGAGFTGARVPTLSQYLHRVERNRQKLLLEIKSPQTYPGIERDILRVLRKEGWLDRGHVKHRLVIQSFGAESVKNVHVQRPDVVTGFLGTPAVADLPSYAAFTDQINPSHTTVTADYVAAVQKLKGAHGKRLRVNTWTVNDAAKAAELAGFGVDGIITDRPDTIRDATR from the coding sequence GTGTCCGTACGCACAGCAACCGCCTCCGCCACCGCGGCCGCCCTGCTCGGCGGCTGCTTCCTGCTGCCCGCCACGCAGGCCCATGCCTCCGGCACCCAGGACAGCCCGGTCGTCTACGCCCACAGGGGCGCCTCCGCCTACGCCCCGGAGAACACCCTGGCGGCCGTGGACGCGGCCGACGACCTGGACATCGCGTGGGTGGAGAACGACGTGCAGCGCACGAAGGACGGCGTACTGGTGGTCGTGCACGACACCACTCTGAGCAGGACCACGGACGCCGAGGAGGTCTTCCCCGACCGCGCGCCCTGGGCGGTCAAGGACTTCACCGCGGCGGAGATCGCGAAGCTGGACGCGGGCAGCTGGTTCGGCGCCGGCTTCACGGGGGCCCGGGTGCCGACGCTCTCCCAGTACCTTCACCGCGTCGAGCGCAACCGCCAGAAGCTGCTCCTGGAGATCAAGAGCCCGCAGACGTACCCGGGGATCGAGCGGGACATCCTGCGCGTACTGCGCAAGGAGGGCTGGCTCGACCGCGGTCACGTCAAGCACAGGCTCGTCATCCAGAGCTTCGGTGCAGAGAGTGTGAAAAATGTTCATGTTCAGCGTCCGGACGTCGTGACGGGCTTCCTGGGCACCCCGGCGGTGGCCGATCTGCCGTCGTACGCGGCGTTCACCGACCAGATCAATCCGTCGCACACCACCGTCACCGCCGACTACGTCGCCGCCGTGCAGAAGCTGAAGGGCGCCCACGGCAAGCGGCTGCGGGTGAACACCTGGACGGTGAACGACGCGGCGAAGGCGGCCGAGCTGGCCGGCTTCGGGGTGGACGGCATCATCACCGACAGGCCCGACACGATCCGGGACGCCACCCGCTGA
- a CDS encoding methylated-DNA--[protein]-cysteine S-methyltransferase encodes MENDERVVEWTVMPSGIGPLLLATTGAGLVTVVFHASPAVRDGALAQLRTRLGTEPVEAPDSALLAGRPVRQLAAYFAGELREFSLGLDWSLSSGFHREVLRELAVGVPYGTVVGYGDLARRVGQPGAAQAVGAAMGSNPLPLVVPCHRVVESDGGLGGFGGGLETKRQLLALEGILPQPLF; translated from the coding sequence ATGGAGAACGACGAGCGGGTCGTGGAGTGGACCGTCATGCCGAGCGGCATCGGCCCCCTCCTCCTGGCCACGACCGGCGCGGGTCTGGTGACCGTGGTGTTCCACGCGTCCCCCGCGGTCCGGGACGGAGCACTCGCGCAGTTGCGGACACGCCTGGGCACGGAGCCGGTGGAGGCACCGGACTCCGCGCTGCTGGCCGGCCGGCCCGTGCGCCAGCTCGCGGCGTATTTCGCCGGAGAGCTGCGGGAGTTCTCCCTCGGCCTGGACTGGTCGCTGAGCTCCGGCTTCCACCGCGAGGTGCTCCGCGAGCTGGCCGTCGGCGTGCCCTACGGGACGGTCGTGGGCTACGGGGACCTGGCGCGCAGGGTCGGTCAGCCGGGTGCCGCACAGGCCGTGGGTGCGGCCATGGGATCCAATCCGCTGCCGTTGGTGGTCCCGTGCCACCGGGTGGTGGAGAGCGACGGAGGGCTCGGCGGGTTCGGCGGGGGGCTGGAGACGAAGCGGCAGCTGCTGGCGCTCGAGGGGATACTTCCGCAACCGCTGTTCTGA
- a CDS encoding MFS transporter, whose product MSRDCLRWNTAAVTTASPGPRITSADLPALRRRISAVLIGSQILGGLGVAVGIALAPVLAAEVSGSEALSGLAPTASVAGTALLSLPLAALMTSRGRRAGLVLAYLIGALGAFLVVTASVVGSFPLLLLGMAGFGAGSSANLQARFAAADLAEPERRGRAISTVIWATTIGSVLGPNIAAPASRVFQGTFLPETAGPFAWAVIIFLLTGTVVAVLLRPDPLLTARALAPEDTTAAASRSLRAGIAVVRATPMARLALVTVAVSHTVMVSVMVMTPVHLGHHGADIQLIGLVISGHIAGMYALSPVMGWLSDRVGRLPVIGLAAGLLCCAAVLAGTSGDGHTRTAAGLFVLGLGWSAGLVAGSALLTDSVPQAARAAVQGLSDLTMNSAAGIGGAVAGVIVSRLGYGWLNAVAACLLLPMAALALRRAVAPRSPDSAKA is encoded by the coding sequence ATGTCGCGCGACTGCTTGAGATGGAACACTGCGGCGGTGACGACAGCATCCCCCGGGCCCCGGATCACATCCGCCGATCTGCCGGCCCTGCGGCGCCGGATATCCGCCGTACTCATCGGCAGCCAGATACTCGGCGGCCTGGGCGTGGCCGTCGGTATCGCCCTCGCCCCGGTCCTGGCCGCCGAGGTGAGTGGTTCCGAGGCCCTGTCCGGGCTCGCGCCGACCGCCTCCGTCGCTGGTACGGCGCTGCTGTCGCTGCCGCTGGCCGCCCTGATGACCTCGCGGGGCAGGCGTGCCGGACTCGTCCTGGCCTACCTGATCGGGGCCCTCGGAGCCTTCCTCGTGGTGACCGCCTCCGTCGTGGGCAGCTTCCCCCTGCTGCTGCTCGGGATGGCCGGTTTCGGTGCGGGCTCGTCGGCGAATCTCCAGGCGCGGTTCGCTGCGGCCGACCTCGCGGAGCCGGAGCGGCGCGGCCGGGCGATCTCCACGGTCATCTGGGCCACCACGATCGGTTCCGTACTCGGCCCGAACATCGCCGCACCCGCGAGCCGTGTCTTCCAGGGCACCTTCCTGCCCGAGACGGCGGGTCCCTTCGCCTGGGCCGTCATCATCTTCCTGCTCACCGGGACCGTCGTCGCCGTGCTGCTGCGCCCCGATCCGCTGCTGACCGCGCGGGCGCTCGCCCCCGAGGACACGACAGCCGCCGCGAGCCGCTCGCTGCGGGCCGGGATCGCGGTGGTGCGGGCGACCCCGATGGCCCGGCTGGCACTCGTGACCGTCGCCGTGTCCCACACCGTGATGGTCTCCGTCATGGTGATGACCCCTGTCCATCTGGGGCACCACGGCGCGGACATCCAGCTGATCGGCCTGGTCATCAGCGGACACATCGCGGGCATGTACGCGCTGTCCCCCGTCATGGGCTGGCTCTCCGACCGGGTCGGCCGGCTCCCCGTCATCGGACTGGCCGCCGGACTGCTGTGCTGCGCGGCGGTGTTGGCCGGTACGTCGGGTGACGGGCACACCCGGACGGCCGCGGGCCTGTTCGTCCTGGGGCTCGGCTGGTCGGCGGGCCTGGTCGCCGGCTCCGCGCTGCTCACCGACTCGGTGCCGCAGGCGGCGCGGGCCGCCGTGCAGGGGCTCTCCGACCTCACGATGAACTCGGCGGCCGGCATCGGAGGCGCCGTCGCCGGAGTGATCGTCTCCCGGCTGGGCTACGGCTGGCTCAACGCGGTCGCCGCCTGCCTCCTCCTGCCGATGGCCGCGCTCGCGCTGCGCCGGGCGGTGGCTCCTCGGTCCCCGGATTCCGCGAAGGCCTGA